One Erythrobacter sp. SDW2 genomic region harbors:
- the hemC gene encoding hydroxymethylbilane synthase: protein MAQAEETRRRLCDAHGWPDGAVELVPVVASGDKVLDRPLAEIGGKALWTKELDGWLHEGRIDVSVHSMKDVETIRPDWLTIAAILPRADKRDVLVGAESIAGIPQGAVVGTSAPRRAAQMLHHRPDVTVVTFRGNVATRLRKLTEGEADVTLLAAAGLERLGQSEIGVLLDEEAWLPAPSQGAIGLECRAGDARVRELLAPLDHAPSRAEVMAERGLLEALEGTCHSPIAVLASAQRGTIRMRAAIYSPDGRERIEAEATVAPGDNAALSALAADLLSSASPAVRAVFGGGD, encoded by the coding sequence ATGGCGCAGGCCGAGGAAACCCGCCGCCGCCTGTGCGATGCCCACGGCTGGCCTGACGGCGCGGTCGAACTGGTCCCTGTGGTGGCCAGCGGCGACAAGGTGCTCGACCGTCCGCTGGCCGAAATCGGCGGCAAGGCGCTATGGACCAAGGAGCTCGACGGCTGGCTCCACGAAGGCCGGATCGATGTCTCGGTCCATTCCATGAAAGACGTCGAAACCATCCGGCCAGACTGGCTGACCATCGCCGCGATCCTGCCCCGCGCCGACAAGCGAGACGTGCTGGTAGGGGCAGAGAGTATTGCGGGGATCCCGCAAGGCGCGGTTGTCGGCACCAGCGCGCCGCGCCGGGCCGCGCAGATGCTGCATCACCGGCCCGATGTGACCGTGGTAACCTTTCGCGGCAATGTCGCCACCCGTCTGCGCAAGCTGACGGAGGGCGAGGCCGATGTGACCCTGCTCGCCGCTGCGGGTCTGGAACGGCTGGGCCAGAGCGAGATTGGCGTGTTGCTGGACGAGGAAGCATGGCTGCCTGCCCCCTCGCAAGGGGCGATCGGGCTGGAATGCCGGGCCGGCGATGCGCGCGTGCGGGAACTGCTGGCCCCGCTCGACCATGCGCCCTCGCGCGCGGAAGTGATGGCGGAGCGGGGATTGCTCGAGGCGCTGGAAGGCACCTGCCATAGCCCGATTGCAGTCCTGGCTTCGGCGCAGCGAGGAACCATCCGCATGCGCGCCGCGATCTACAGTCCCGACGGGCGCGAACGGATCGAGGCCGAAGCAACGGTCGCTCCGGGCGATAATGCGGCATTGTCGGCCTTGGCAGCGGACCTGCTGTCGAGCGCAAGCCCCGCTGTCCGCGCCGTGTTCGGGGGCGGCGATTGA
- a CDS encoding uroporphyrinogen-III synthase — translation MSKAVYVLRPEPGLTSTLVGAFGHGIPARGMPLAKVEPVAWKAPAEPFDAILISSANAIRHGGKELDKVRHLPVLAVGGATAQAAREAGFRVDCVGEGGLQRLLDSLDDAPRRLLRLAGEAHLPVDSPASTTTVTVIAYAAHFLSLTPAQGELLEQGGVAMLHSGEMARHFAEQCEWLGIDKVKIALAVLAPRIAEMAGGGWNSVHIAPARSDAALLEMVAGLCQKQHW, via the coding sequence TTGAGCAAGGCGGTTTACGTACTGCGGCCCGAACCGGGGCTGACGTCCACCCTTGTCGGAGCCTTCGGGCACGGCATTCCTGCACGCGGTATGCCACTGGCCAAGGTCGAACCGGTCGCCTGGAAGGCCCCCGCCGAACCGTTCGACGCGATCCTGATCAGCAGCGCCAACGCGATCCGCCATGGCGGCAAGGAGCTCGACAAGGTACGGCACTTGCCGGTGCTGGCGGTTGGTGGGGCGACCGCGCAGGCCGCGCGCGAGGCGGGTTTTCGCGTCGATTGCGTGGGGGAAGGCGGGTTGCAGCGTCTGCTCGACAGCCTCGACGATGCGCCACGCCGGCTATTGCGTCTCGCTGGCGAAGCCCATTTGCCGGTGGATTCGCCTGCATCGACCACAACAGTCACTGTCATTGCCTATGCCGCGCATTTTTTGTCGCTGACCCCTGCGCAAGGAGAATTGCTGGAGCAGGGTGGAGTGGCGATGCTCCATTCAGGCGAGATGGCACGCCATTTTGCAGAGCAATGTGAATGGCTTGGCATCGACAAGGTGAAGATCGCGCTGGCCGTGCTGGCACCACGCATTGCCGAAATGGCGGGCGGAGGCTGGAACTCTGTCCACATCGCACCGGCCCGCAGCGACGCAGCACTGTTGGAAATGGTCGCCGGACTGTGCCAGAAACAGCACTGGTAA
- a CDS encoding MICOS complex subunit MIC60, which yields MLLLGASVAGYMWWRSGFDGAQDGAGALQDVPPPEQQALAGAPASPTPEASASAAAEAVERVAEQQGGIDARLAAAEQRLTRLDLQAQAAAGNAARAEGLLIAFATRRVIEKGGELGYLADQLRLRFGDGWPNAVETIISMSRNPVTLDSLIARLQGLEPDLRNAETEPSFAWLRREIGELFIVRRETSPSPQPLRRMERARLFLESGRYNSAIQEVEAMPGAAAAKGWLQDAKRYAAAQRALDLIETAALVERRRLRDGVGNPIGQPSPLDQVPQTEVPARR from the coding sequence GTGCTCCTGCTCGGCGCATCGGTGGCGGGCTATATGTGGTGGCGCAGCGGTTTTGACGGCGCGCAGGATGGGGCTGGAGCGCTGCAGGATGTGCCACCGCCCGAACAGCAGGCGCTGGCGGGTGCACCGGCGTCACCCACTCCCGAAGCCTCGGCCTCTGCGGCGGCCGAGGCAGTCGAGCGGGTTGCCGAGCAGCAGGGCGGCATCGACGCGCGCCTGGCGGCGGCAGAGCAGCGACTGACCAGGCTCGACCTTCAGGCGCAGGCAGCGGCAGGTAATGCGGCCCGGGCGGAAGGCCTGTTGATCGCTTTTGCTACCAGGCGGGTGATCGAAAAGGGTGGGGAGCTGGGCTATCTCGCTGACCAGTTGCGGCTGCGGTTCGGTGATGGCTGGCCCAATGCGGTCGAAACGATCATCTCGATGTCGCGCAATCCTGTCACCCTGGATTCCTTGATAGCCCGGCTCCAAGGGCTTGAACCCGACCTCCGAAATGCCGAAACCGAGCCGAGTTTCGCCTGGTTGCGTCGCGAAATCGGCGAGCTGTTCATTGTCCGCCGCGAGACTTCGCCATCCCCGCAACCTTTGCGGCGGATGGAGCGAGCGCGGCTATTTCTCGAAAGCGGGCGCTACAATTCGGCGATCCAGGAGGTGGAGGCCATGCCCGGGGCGGCTGCGGCCAAGGGGTGGCTCCAGGATGCCAAACGTTATGCCGCAGCCCAACGTGCGCTTGACCTGATCGAGACTGCGGCGCTGGTGGAACGCCGCCGCCTGCGGGACGGGGTGGGCAATCCCATCGGCCAGCCGAGCCCGCTCGACCAGGTGCCGCAGACCGAGGTACCCGCCCGGCGCTGA
- a CDS encoding FAD-dependent monooxygenase, which yields MAETRDLLILGGGLVGMTLALAAARRGFTCHVVDNADPANVTADGFDGRATAISTASWNLFRHIGLADTLEPHGCPIDAIAVSDQMKPGRIDFRPEPHEDSLGRMFANRTLRVTLFEAARAETNIAWHAPVQVIERHRDAFGVSATLADGTMLKGRLMIAAEGRGSPTRDEEGLNLAKWDYSHRAIIVGLDHEKPHENVAWEIFYPDGPFALLPLLEGPDGRHRSALVWTVDESDAAGVLKLSDRAFLAEVEKRMGGLFGTITLNSKRSSYPLSFQHTSKLVGERLALVGDAAHGMHPIAGQGFNLGLRDVGALVEVLTEGRRLGLDPGDAQMLKKYEDWRALDALMVMSATDGLTRLFGVPGKAASAVRRLGMGAVQRTPMLKDFFMNEARGVTGQRPELLRH from the coding sequence ATGGCCGAGACACGCGATCTGTTGATCCTGGGCGGCGGGCTGGTCGGCATGACGCTGGCGCTGGCTGCGGCGCGGCGCGGCTTTACCTGCCACGTGGTCGACAATGCCGATCCGGCAAACGTGACCGCCGATGGCTTCGACGGACGCGCCACGGCCATCTCCACCGCCAGCTGGAACCTGTTCCGCCATATCGGCCTTGCCGATACGCTCGAGCCGCATGGCTGCCCGATCGATGCCATTGCCGTCTCCGACCAGATGAAGCCCGGCCGGATCGACTTCCGGCCCGAACCGCACGAGGATTCGCTCGGGCGGATGTTCGCCAATCGCACGCTCAGGGTTACACTGTTCGAAGCCGCACGCGCTGAAACGAACATCGCCTGGCACGCCCCGGTGCAGGTGATCGAGCGGCACCGCGATGCCTTCGGCGTTTCGGCCACGCTGGCAGATGGCACGATGCTCAAGGGCCGCCTCATGATCGCTGCCGAAGGGCGCGGCTCGCCGACGCGGGACGAGGAAGGGCTAAACCTCGCCAAGTGGGATTACAGCCACCGCGCGATCATCGTCGGGCTCGATCACGAGAAGCCGCACGAGAATGTCGCGTGGGAAATCTTCTATCCCGATGGCCCCTTCGCCCTGCTGCCGCTGCTCGAGGGGCCGGATGGCCGGCATCGCAGCGCGCTGGTGTGGACGGTGGACGAATCCGACGCGGCCGGTGTGCTCAAACTGTCCGATCGTGCATTCCTCGCCGAGGTCGAGAAACGCATGGGCGGGCTGTTCGGCACGATCACCCTCAACAGCAAGCGGTCTTCCTATCCGCTGAGCTTCCAGCATACCTCCAAGCTCGTCGGCGAGCGGTTGGCGCTAGTGGGCGATGCGGCGCACGGGATGCATCCGATTGCGGGGCAAGGCTTCAACCTCGGGCTGCGCGATGTTGGGGCGCTGGTCGAGGTACTGACCGAGGGGCGGCGGCTCGGGCTCGATCCGGGCGATGCGCAGATGCTCAAGAAATACGAGGACTGGCGCGCGCTCGATGCGCTGATGGTGATGAGCGCGACCGATGGCCTCACCCGCCTGTTCGGCGTGCCGGGCAAGGCGGCCAGCGCGGTGCGGCGGCTGGGCATGGGTGCGGTCCAGCGCACGCCGATGCTGAAGGATTTCTTCATGAACGAGGCGCGCGGTGTAACCGGTCAGCGGCCGGAATTGCTCCGGCATTAA
- a CDS encoding protein-disulfide reductase DsbD gives MLSARSTFSRIVALFALMLAALIAAQPAQAQETYIRASLLVEGPVAPGGEVMLALRFQPVAPEWHGYWKNPGDAGLGMQLEWDLPDGVTVGEPLYPVPKRLLIDGLMNHIFEGDYAVLVPLKLAQDWRGGDRLNIGVEAFYLACTDEICVPQDAKLSTTVPIGISDSDSSDFTQWRSALAPLIESKGTFEVKGELLRVAIPVPASLDVGMPHLFVGARELGDGLQPAYAAPQGFARKGDWLVAEVPLNRLVLPAGSSVEFAPAPDQIDGIIAWSDSEGLRFVAERGKVPGGGTRLMARDSETPALWLLLAGALLGGLLLNVMPCVFPILSLKALSLACAGEGEREARIEGLAYTAGVVLASVALGAIMLALRAAGEQVGWAFQLQEPAVVVALLALAVLITANLWGLFELPGLAISGGSTPRGAFTTGLLAAFVATPCTGPFMAAALGAALLLPTPVALLLFAALGLGLALPFLLLGFVPAFRNRLPKPGLWMVTFRKALAVPMALTALALIWLLWRMGGAMFAGAAFGAALGVVLTVVAIQKGQRPLAAIELAGALIFASIAYVQFAPTAPSANESVLESASFSQDALSEARATGQPLFVYFTADWCVSCKVNEKVAIEREATRAAFDKAGVITLRGDWTLRQPEITEFLSERGAAGVPLYLWYEPGAAEPEQLPQLLGPDSLIELAGRER, from the coding sequence ATGCTCTCCGCAAGATCGACCTTCAGCCGCATTGTTGCCCTGTTCGCCCTGATGCTCGCGGCATTGATCGCAGCGCAGCCTGCGCAGGCGCAGGAAACCTATATCCGAGCTTCGCTCCTGGTGGAGGGGCCGGTTGCGCCCGGCGGCGAGGTGATGCTGGCGCTGCGGTTCCAGCCGGTCGCGCCCGAATGGCACGGATACTGGAAGAACCCGGGCGATGCCGGGCTGGGGATGCAGCTCGAATGGGACCTGCCCGATGGCGTGACGGTGGGCGAACCGCTCTATCCGGTGCCCAAGCGGCTGCTGATCGACGGGCTGATGAACCACATCTTCGAAGGCGACTATGCGGTGCTGGTTCCGCTGAAGCTGGCGCAGGACTGGCGCGGCGGGGACCGGCTCAATATCGGCGTCGAGGCCTTCTACCTCGCCTGCACCGACGAAATCTGCGTGCCGCAGGATGCCAAGCTTTCGACGACTGTCCCAATCGGCATTAGCGACAGCGACAGCAGCGACTTCACACAATGGCGCAGTGCGCTTGCTCCTCTGATCGAGAGCAAGGGCACCTTTGAAGTGAAAGGCGAGCTGCTGCGGGTTGCGATCCCGGTCCCGGCCTCGCTCGATGTCGGCATGCCGCACCTGTTCGTCGGCGCGCGCGAACTGGGCGATGGACTGCAACCCGCCTATGCCGCGCCGCAAGGCTTTGCCCGCAAGGGCGACTGGCTGGTGGCGGAAGTGCCGCTCAACCGGTTGGTGCTGCCCGCCGGGTCCAGCGTGGAGTTTGCGCCCGCACCGGATCAGATCGACGGCATCATCGCGTGGAGCGACAGCGAAGGCCTGCGCTTCGTTGCCGAACGCGGCAAGGTGCCGGGCGGGGGCACGCGGCTGATGGCGCGAGACAGTGAAACCCCGGCCCTGTGGCTGCTGCTGGCGGGGGCGCTGCTCGGCGGACTGTTGCTCAATGTCATGCCCTGCGTCTTCCCGATCCTGAGCCTCAAGGCGCTGAGCCTCGCCTGCGCCGGAGAAGGCGAGCGCGAGGCGCGGATCGAGGGGCTCGCTTATACCGCCGGGGTGGTACTGGCCTCCGTCGCGCTGGGCGCGATCATGCTGGCGCTGCGGGCGGCAGGCGAGCAGGTCGGCTGGGCCTTCCAGTTGCAGGAACCGGCGGTGGTCGTCGCACTGCTGGCGCTGGCAGTGCTGATCACGGCCAATCTGTGGGGGCTGTTCGAATTGCCGGGGCTGGCCATTTCCGGCGGCAGCACGCCGCGCGGGGCATTCACGACGGGGCTCCTGGCAGCGTTTGTGGCTACGCCTTGCACCGGCCCCTTCATGGCGGCGGCGCTGGGCGCGGCGCTGTTGCTCCCGACGCCTGTGGCGCTCTTGCTGTTCGCGGCCCTCGGGCTGGGGTTGGCGCTGCCGTTCCTGCTGCTCGGCTTCGTCCCCGCGTTTCGCAACCGCTTGCCCAAGCCGGGGCTGTGGATGGTGACCTTCCGCAAGGCACTGGCGGTGCCGATGGCGTTGACGGCGCTGGCGCTGATCTGGCTGCTGTGGCGGATGGGCGGCGCGATGTTTGCTGGAGCAGCATTTGGCGCGGCGCTCGGAGTTGTCCTCACAGTTGTTGCCATTCAGAAAGGCCAGAGGCCTCTAGCTGCAATCGAGCTGGCTGGTGCATTGATCTTCGCATCCATTGCGTACGTGCAGTTCGCACCGACGGCACCATCAGCCAACGAAAGCGTGCTCGAATCCGCTTCTTTCTCCCAAGATGCACTCTCTGAAGCCCGCGCCACCGGCCAACCCTTGTTCGTCTATTTCACCGCCGACTGGTGCGTCAGCTGCAAGGTCAACGAGAAGGTCGCCATCGAACGCGAGGCGACCCGCGCGGCGTTCGACAAGGCGGGCGTCATCACGCTCCGCGGGGACTGGACCCTGCGCCAGCCGGAGATTACCGAATTCCTCAGCGAACGCGGGGCGGCCGGCGTGCCGCTCTACCTGTGGTACGAGCCGGGAGCTGCTGAGCCGGAGCAATTGCCGCAACTGCTGGGGCCGGACAGCCTTATCGAGCTGGCTGGGCGGGAGCGGTAG
- a CDS encoding S10 family peptidase: MKSVRQIALLAAASFATTAASVAIAQDKPASEKAKPATPELQTRTRDMSGTFGGQRVDYRATIQENLLSGDDGTPEAVIVTTSYVKAGRDPSRPVFFLFNGGPGSGSVWLQMGAFGPKRVAIPSDARDDGAPPYPLLDNPDSLLDVADLVFIDPPGTGFSYLTEGTDPKKYYGLEADARAVAKVIRLWLNQNGRWNSPKYLGGESYGTTRTAMVARELEGNTYNDVGLNGLILISTILDFAGREPTPGNELAYIVTLPNMAAAAYYHGKVEAPSVEAIVEEARQFAIGPFATALLKGQDLPADERAAVRKELSRLTGLSETYLDQANLRVTSERFYKELLRDRGLTIGRLDSRYTGRDFDNAGETPDNDPSFYGIDAGYSAAINSWARETLGFQTDREYQSIGREPGRYWEWSLSGGGRGAYLNVAPFIGEAMRQNAGLRTFVAQGYYDFATPFFGAEYSLKRTGIPQDRVEWHYYDAGHMMYVRDEDRAKLSRDIRAFIRGG, encoded by the coding sequence ATGAAATCCGTCCGCCAAATTGCGCTTCTGGCCGCGGCCAGCTTTGCGACCACCGCCGCGTCCGTTGCTATCGCGCAGGACAAGCCAGCTTCCGAAAAGGCCAAGCCCGCCACCCCCGAACTCCAGACCCGCACCCGCGACATGTCAGGCACTTTCGGCGGGCAGCGGGTCGATTACCGGGCGACGATCCAGGAAAACCTGCTGTCCGGCGATGACGGCACGCCCGAAGCTGTGATCGTCACCACCAGCTATGTGAAGGCCGGGCGCGATCCGTCGCGGCCGGTGTTCTTCCTCTTCAACGGCGGGCCGGGCTCGGGTTCGGTCTGGCTGCAGATGGGCGCCTTCGGACCCAAGCGGGTGGCGATTCCCAGCGACGCGCGCGACGATGGTGCGCCGCCCTATCCGCTGCTCGATAATCCCGACAGCCTGCTCGACGTCGCCGACCTCGTCTTCATCGACCCGCCGGGCACCGGCTTCAGCTATCTGACCGAGGGGACCGATCCCAAGAAGTACTACGGCCTCGAAGCCGATGCCCGCGCGGTGGCCAAGGTCATCCGGCTGTGGCTCAACCAGAACGGCCGCTGGAACAGCCCGAAGTATCTCGGCGGCGAAAGCTACGGCACCACCCGCACCGCCATGGTCGCGCGGGAGCTGGAGGGGAACACCTACAATGATGTCGGCCTCAACGGGCTGATCCTGATCTCGACCATTCTCGATTTCGCCGGGCGCGAGCCGACGCCGGGCAACGAGCTGGCCTATATCGTCACCCTGCCCAATATGGCCGCTGCCGCATACTATCACGGCAAGGTCGAGGCTCCGTCGGTCGAAGCCATTGTCGAGGAGGCGCGGCAGTTCGCCATAGGTCCCTTCGCCACTGCGCTCCTCAAAGGGCAGGACCTGCCTGCCGACGAGCGTGCTGCGGTGCGCAAGGAACTGTCGCGGCTGACCGGCCTTTCCGAAACCTATCTCGACCAGGCGAACCTGCGCGTCACCTCGGAGCGCTTCTACAAGGAACTGCTGCGCGACCGGGGCCTGACCATCGGGCGGCTCGATTCCCGCTACACCGGGCGCGATTTCGACAATGCCGGGGAAACGCCGGACAACGACCCCAGTTTCTACGGCATCGACGCGGGCTATTCCGCCGCGATCAACAGCTGGGCGCGCGAGACGCTCGGCTTCCAGACGGACCGCGAGTACCAGTCGATCGGGCGCGAGCCAGGGCGGTATTGGGAATGGTCGCTGTCGGGCGGCGGCCGCGGGGCCTATCTCAATGTCGCACCCTTTATCGGCGAGGCGATGCGGCAGAATGCGGGCCTGCGGACCTTCGTGGCGCAGGGCTATTACGACTTTGCCACGCCGTTCTTCGGGGCCGAATATTCCCTCAAGCGGACCGGCATCCCGCAGGACCGGGTCGAGTGGCATTACTACGATGCGGGCCACATGATGTATGTCCGCGACGAAGACCGGGCCAAGCTGTCACGCGATATCCGCGCGTTCATTCGCGGGGGCTGA